The genomic interval GCATGATTTTGCCGTACATTGAAACCTATGCGATGGAGCATTTGCAAAAAGAACGCTTTGGACGATCACGCCTGTTTGGTTCCATCGGTTTTATGCTGATTGGCATCATCTTAGCGCGCCACTTTGAAAACTATATGAATGGCTTGCATTATCTGCTTTTAGCCATCAGTCTGACCGCTTTTTTTGCCTATTGGCTGACGCAAAACAATGTTCACTTTACAGCCGAAACTGTCACGAGCGAAGCGCCTTTTAACTTCTTACATGTAAAGTATTTGTGGATCAGTCTTTTTTTGATGCAAGTCAGTTTTGGGGGATTTTATAACTTCTTTACCATTTACGAAACGGCGCACGGCATCAGCCTTGAAACGACAAGCTATTTGTGGGCATTTGGTGTTATTTGTGAGATTGTGCTGTTCTATTTTCAATCCCCTTTACTTAAGCGTTTTAGCCTTCTATCGCTTGTCAAACTGGGTGTTTTAGCAACAGCCCTTCGTTGGTTTTTGCTCTTTTTATTTCCCTCATCACTGTGGATTTCGTATGCTTCACAATCCTTGCATGCCTTTAGCTTTGCCCTGCATCACACCGCAGCGCTCAGCCTTTTGTACTCACTTTACGCGCATAAAAAACTTGCGGGACAATTTTACTATGGCTTTTCATTTGGACTGGGAGGTTTTGTGGGAGCGTTGCTGGCGGGCTATTTTTATGGGGAGTATCTTTATTTGTATGCCAGTTTTGTGGCACTGCTCGCTTTTGGAAGCTTGATGCTTTTCAAGGAGAGAGAATAAAGTTTTTAATGTAAATCGTCTCGATCTCATACCCAAATGTCTCTTCTAACATCTCGATCAACTCTTCTTTAAGGCGATCTTTACCATTCAGCGTTTCAAGACCATTGGCATCCATGGTGCTAAGATACTGTAAAACAGCATTGCGCACATTGTCCATATTGGCTTGAAGCTCTTTTTTGGTCGCATTGTTTTTCAAAACCAACGCAATATCGGCTTTTAAAATCTTATACTTTTGCGCTTTAATGTTAATAAAAATCGTATCAAGGCTCAGCTCTTTTGTATTCTTACTGAGATTGTTAGCCTGCGTTGAGGGAGTTTTTTCGTATGAAGATTGATTGCTATCGTCTTTAAGCATATAATTAATTGTAACAAATCCAAGAAGAATCAACAAAAAAATAAAACCTAAAGAGAGTTTGAGTAGTCTTTCATTAAACATTTAACGTTTACTCCATAATTTTTCATTGAGTTTAAATTCAGTGACAATGTTCGTAATCATCATTAAAAGTTCAAAATAGTCTTTGATCGATTTAAATTCTAACAATGATCGTGTTAATATCGGCTCAAAGAGCGGTTTGGTGTAGTGCAGGGCTAAAAATAGCTTCGAATCCACAAACGAGAGGTACAGAGGTTTGTCGATTTTTTGATGAAATGCGACAATGCGCTCCATCAAAGCATGCGATAAAATATAGCGGCTCTCGATCTGATCATCGCCATACACCACAAAAAGCTTTTCAAATGCCACATGATCAAGCTTGATAAGCTCGCCTCTGCTTGGATTCACGCCTTGCAACCATGTGCCTAAAATTCCCAAACTTCGCTCAGCCACATCGGGAAGCACGACCACTTTGGCATGAAAGGTTTTGTTAAAATCTGCCACAAAAAAAAGCCCTGAGAAGATGTCACTCCACTCCTCTTTACCGTTTTTGGTACGCACTTTTTTCTCTACATGTAAATCGCAAAAACGAACCTTCACCCCTTCGATCTCGCCACGCACCAAATCTTTACCCGAAAAACGATCATAGGCTTCGTTAAAAAGCTCACTACGCTCATATTCATGCGCATCAATGGAATCCATTTTCGCGTAGATCAGCGAAGGGTCTAAAAAATGGATCATCTTCTCGATCACCAGATCTTTAAACAACGAGTCATACCCTGCGCGTTCATGGCGATAGATAAACATAAAGATGAGGAAACCACTCATGGCGCTGAGCAAAAAAGCATGCAGGGGAGTGAAAACATTCGTGCGACTTAAAACAAAAAAGAGCACTGTGCCCAAACATGCAAGCATCAACGCGGCTTTTTTAAGCGAAGAGAGTATGGCTAAGCGCTTTTCTTCCAATGCTTGAAGCGTTGGGGACATTGACTCGTAGTAATAATCCAGCAAAGAGGCAAGACGTGGTTTCAAAGCTTACCTATTTTTGAAAAAGGTTTTTCACATCAACGGAGGAGCGTTCACGTTCAGGAATGCTAAAAACCTCTTTGCGCTCCAAGTGCATAAACCCTGCCATAAAATTGGTCGGGAACATCTCAATCGCATTGTTATAATC from Sulfurospirillum multivorans DSM 12446 carries:
- a CDS encoding DUF3137 domain-containing protein; protein product: MKPRLASLLDYYYESMSPTLQALEEKRLAILSSLKKAALMLACLGTVLFFVLSRTNVFTPLHAFLLSAMSGFLIFMFIYRHERAGYDSLFKDLVIEKMIHFLDPSLIYAKMDSIDAHEYERSELFNEAYDRFSGKDLVRGEIEGVKVRFCDLHVEKKVRTKNGKEEWSDIFSGLFFVADFNKTFHAKVVVLPDVAERSLGILGTWLQGVNPSRGELIKLDHVAFEKLFVVYGDDQIESRYILSHALMERIVAFHQKIDKPLYLSFVDSKLFLALHYTKPLFEPILTRSLLEFKSIKDYFELLMMITNIVTEFKLNEKLWSKR
- a CDS encoding MFS transporter — its product is MIFFKISGFFFAYFSVTSVYVIFMPKILQTLDYSAPQIGAIFALAPLMRFFVPFFFLKHFELTQKVFYTALCGALLAILLFYPTIHHFYLFMLPNMLLGACLGMILPYIETYAMEHLQKERFGRSRLFGSIGFMLIGIILARHFENYMNGLHYLLLAISLTAFFAYWLTQNNVHFTAETVTSEAPFNFLHVKYLWISLFLMQVSFGGFYNFFTIYETAHGISLETTSYLWAFGVICEIVLFYFQSPLLKRFSLLSLVKLGVLATALRWFLLFLFPSSLWISYASQSLHAFSFALHHTAALSLLYSLYAHKKLAGQFYYGFSFGLGGFVGALLAGYFYGEYLYLYASFVALLAFGSLMLFKERE
- a CDS encoding flagellar basal body-associated FliL family protein, with amino-acid sequence MFNERLLKLSLGFIFLLILLGFVTINYMLKDDSNQSSYEKTPSTQANNLSKNTKELSLDTIFINIKAQKYKILKADIALVLKNNATKKELQANMDNVRNAVLQYLSTMDANGLETLNGKDRLKEELIEMLEETFGYEIETIYIKNFILSP